The nucleotide window CACGAGCCCGACCCCGTCGCGCTGGAAGAATTGGCCGAGGTCTAGAACCTTTATAAAACTGTATCCATCGGCGTCAATCTGCCTCCATCCGTGGTTAAAAAAGCGTTTTTGCGCTGCCCTCCACCACCGCCAGCGTACCGCTGCGGCCATCGACCCTTCCCATTTTGATTTCCGAAACCGGCAATGAATCCCGATGCAGCACTCGCGCTGCTTCCTCCAGCGAATAAAATTCAATGCCCTGCCCTGCAGCCCCCTTCAACAACTCTCCGAAAAGCTCAAGATACGCCAAGCCTTCCAATTCCGCGTGAATGGTCAGCACGGAGTCCCCGCCCGCTTTCAACAACTTGAGATAATGCGGCACAATCCGTTCCGGAGGAAATTCAGGACGGCCCAATAATTCATCCAAAGTCGGCAGGGTTGTCGGGATTTGAAGCGTACGAAAAGTCTGGCCCTGCATGGACGGAAGGAAGGGCTGCCGACCCCGCGCATCGCTCGCGTATAGAAGCCCGGCCTCGTCATAAACCGCGAGGCTGCCGGGGCTGCACTGCCAGCCGGGAGCGGCGGCCGACCGGGCTTGAACGCCGAAAATCCGCACAAACTCCTCCTGTGCCGCTTGAAACTGCCGTCGTATTTCAGCCAGCGGCATGACGCTCACATAATCCTGCCAGGTGAAATGATCGTAACAATGAATGCCCACCTCGAATCCGCGGTTGCGGACCTCTTTCATGACATCCTCATTGCGCCTGCCGATATGAGGCGCGGGCAGCAGGGTTCCGTTCAACATGGTGCGCCACCCGTAATTCGACGCCACGCGGGTGCGCATGACTTTTGAAAAAAAGCCGGGCCGGAAAATCCGGCGGATCGCTTTTCCCGTATTGTCCGGGCCCAGCGAAAAGAAAAACGTGGCGGGAACGCCGTGGAGGCGGCACAATTCCACGAGAGGCAGGACCCCCTCGCGCGTACCTCGGTCGGTATCGACATCGATCTTAATGGCAAGTCGGGATGGCATATTTTAAGTTTAAAGTTCGCGCCAGGCGAATCCGTCCGGTGGCGGATTTCTAAGTTTTAAGCAATTGTGTTATTCACACATTATGGGGATTTTCACAGATTCCAATTTTTAAAATCCCTCCCCTCTCCCTTCATCTGCGCAGAAATTTGTGCTCCTTCGCGTTTCCTTGCGGCCTTCCTGTAAAATTATTTTCTTTTGCGCCTTGGCGTCTTGCGCCCTCCTGACCGCTTTAGCTTTACGCCGCGGCGCTTTGCGTTAAAGCTGTGCATGCAAGCGATGCACATGAAGAAAGACCAGCAACTTTTGTTCATTGAAAAATTAGCCCGCGCAGCCGGCGAGGTCATTCGACCTTTCTTTTTCAACCCGGACCTGGCGGTTGAACTCAAAGCCGATCAAACGCCTGTCACAATGGCGGATCGCCGGGCGGAGGAAGTGATCCGCGAATTGATCCATAAAAATTATCCGGGACATGGAATTATTGCGGAGGAATTCGGGAACGAAAACGAACAGGCGGAGTTTGTCTGGGTCGTGGACCCCATCGACGGCACAATTTCGTTCACATCCGGTTGTCCGCTGTTTGGCACTTTGATTGGACTTCTGCACCAGGGCAAACCGGTGCTGGGCTGTATTTACCAGCCCGCGCTGGAGCAAATGTGCATTGGAGACGGATCGGTTACGCGCTTGAATGGACGGCCGGTTCGGGTGCGCGAAACTTCCTCCCTGCCCCAAACCACGGTGTTGGCGACTGATCTGGCGAATATTGCGAAGCATCAAAATTTTTCCGCGTTTGAAAAATTACGGCAATCCGCGCGGATTTTCCGCACCTGGGGGGATTGCTATGGCTACCTGCTTCTATCGTGCGGCCTGGCGGATGTCATGATGGATCCGATCATGAATCCGTGGGACCTGCTGCCGCTCGTCCCCGTTGTGCGCGGCGCGGGCGGAATCATCACCGCATGGGACGGATCGGATGTGCTTAAGAGTAATTCCTGCGTCGCAGCCGGGCCCAAGCTGCATGGCGAAGTCATCCGCATTTTGAATGCTGCTTAAAACTGGAATTGCACCACGAATGAGACGGATCCACGCGGATACAAGACTTTCGAATCACGAAACGAATTCAAAACCATTTAG belongs to Candidatus Methylacidiphilales bacterium and includes:
- the hisN gene encoding histidinol-phosphatase, with translation MKKDQQLLFIEKLARAAGEVIRPFFFNPDLAVELKADQTPVTMADRRAEEVIRELIHKNYPGHGIIAEEFGNENEQAEFVWVVDPIDGTISFTSGCPLFGTLIGLLHQGKPVLGCIYQPALEQMCIGDGSVTRLNGRPVRVRETSSLPQTTVLATDLANIAKHQNFSAFEKLRQSARIFRTWGDCYGYLLLSCGLADVMMDPIMNPWDLLPLVPVVRGAGGIITAWDGSDVLKSNSCVAAGPKLHGEVIRILNAA
- a CDS encoding polysaccharide deacetylase family protein — encoded protein: MPSRLAIKIDVDTDRGTREGVLPLVELCRLHGVPATFFFSLGPDNTGKAIRRIFRPGFFSKVMRTRVASNYGWRTMLNGTLLPAPHIGRRNEDVMKEVRNRGFEVGIHCYDHFTWQDYVSVMPLAEIRRQFQAAQEEFVRIFGVQARSAAAPGWQCSPGSLAVYDEAGLLYASDARGRQPFLPSMQGQTFRTLQIPTTLPTLDELLGRPEFPPERIVPHYLKLLKAGGDSVLTIHAELEGLAYLELFGELLKGAAGQGIEFYSLEEAARVLHRDSLPVSEIKMGRVDGRSGTLAVVEGSAKTLF